Part of the Desulfobacterales bacterium genome, GGAGCTTGCCATTGCTGCGACTCTCGGCAAAAAACCGGTCCTGCGCGCCGTTGTCAATTATGGATGCGGACTTCTAAAGCCGGGGCACGTGCACATGCCGTTTCATCACCCCCCCCATCATATTCAGGAACTGGATCCGGATACTTCCGATGCTGCTGTTGCCATTGCCGCGGCGCTCACCCGGAGCGGCCTGCCGACAAACCACACCGATCGGATCGTAACAATGGTCTGGCGCAAGGCGATTCTGAATGCCTGCATGAATCCCGTTTGTGCGGTAACGGGTATGACGATGGCGCAGGCCATGGGCGACCCGATGGTCTTCCAGATTATCGATTCTCTGGTTAAAGAATGTGTCAAGGTGGCCCGGGCCAATGAAATCAGCTTGGGATGGGATTTTTATCCCTACTGCATGGAGTATATGAAAAGCGCGGGCAATCACAAACCCTCCATGCTGGTGGATATCGAAAATAAACGCCGCACCGAGATCGACTTTATCAACGGAAAATTTATTGAGTACGGTGAGCAGGCCGGTGTGACGACACCCTATAACGTGACCCTTCGTTCTCTGGTCAAGGGACTCGAATCAAGACTGTAGATGCCGGTCTCGATGGTTTCTGTTTCAAGGCTGTGATCGCTTGACGGCTGCATCTTTTTGATCCGTATTCTCTCGCATTCGTTGGAAAACGAACCAAATGAAAACACAAGAGGGCAAGCGCCTGTATATCGGCGTTGATGTGGGCGCTTCCAGAACCAAGGCGGTGGTGATGGATGCACACAAAAACCTGCTCGGTCGGGAAGTGCGGCCTTCCGGAACCGATTTCGGCGAAGCTTCCCGTCGCTGCCTGGCTAACGCCCTTCACATGGCCGGCGCCGACGAGAGCCATATTGCCCGAACCGTGTCCACCGGCTACGGTCGTAAAAACGTAGCTTACAGCGACGATACCCGTACCGAAATCGGTTGTCATGCCAAAGGATGTTATTTCTACTTTCCGAAGGCTATCACCATTATCGATATCGGCGGCCAGGACAACAAGATCATCAAACTGGACGAGGCCGGTCGACGTCTCGGTTTCAAGATGAATCGCAAATGTGCGGCCGGAACCGGCGCTTTTCTCGAAGAGATGTCTCCCCGCCTGGACATTCCGCTTGAAGACATGGATCGTCTGGCCAGGCAATCGGAAGACATGGTGAAACTGGGAAGTTTCTGTACGGTATTTTCCGCCACGGAAGTGCTGCAGAACATCCGCCAGGGCAGAAAAGTCGCGGATATCGTTAAAGGGCTCTTTTTCTCGGTGATCAAGCGGGTTTCGGAAATGGATTCATTGAGCGAGAATGTGGTTATGACCGGCGGCGTGGTGGCCCACAATCCCTTTCTGGTCCGGATGATGGAAGAGATCATCGGCCGCAGTATTCTGGTTCCCGACTATCCTCAACTGACGGGTGCGGTGGGGGCCGCTTTGTATGCCATTGAAAACAGCAGTTAAACTGTCAGCGACCATGGAGGAATATTATGTCTGAAGAAAAAAAAGTCATCATCCGGCGGCTTAATGCCGCGAAAGATCTTGGAAAATTCATGGCCGATTACTACTACGAACTGGATGCGGCCTCGAAATCCGGGAAACAGAAGATCGCCTGGTGCACCAGCGTGGGCCCGGCTGAAATTCTAAGGGGGATGGGATATCTGATTTATTTTCCGGAAACGCATTCCGCCATGCTCGGCAGCACCCGCATGGCCACGGACCTGATCCCCAAGGCCAATGCCATGGGGTATTCCCCGGAGATCTGTTCCTATCTTACTGCCGACATCGGAGCGTTTCTCGAAAACGTCACGCCGCTGGCAAATATTTTCAAGGGGATTGAAAGCATCCCTCGACCCGATGTGCTGGTATACAACACCAACCAGTGCCGCGACGTTCAGGACTGGTTCAACTGGTATGCCAAGCGATTTAACGTGCCGGTTGTGGGCATCGAAACCTACCGAAACGTTCCCGAGGTTACCCCGGTGCACATCACATCCATTTCACGGCAGATGGAGAATATCGTCCAGCCGCTGGAAGACGTCGCCGGCCGCAAGCTGGATATGGATGAATTTAAAAACGCGGTGGCCCTGTCGCGCGAATGCTCAAATCTGTGGGATAAGTGCCTGGCGGCCGCGGCCGCCCGCCCGTCCCCGCTGACGTTTTTCGACGGTACGACCCTGATGGGGCCCGCCGTGGTCGGCCGGGGAACCCAAAAGGCCATCGATGTCTACCAGCTGCTCCTCGAAGAACTTAATGAGCGAGTTGCGGCCGGCGAGGGCGCCATCGAAGATGAACGCTATCGGCTTTATTGGGACGGTATGCCCGTATGGGGCCGCTTGAGTATGCATTCCAAGCTGTTCGCCGGCCTGCAGGCCAATGTGATCGCGTCGACCTACTGCAGCAGTTGGATATTTAGTGCGCTCGATGCGGGCAATCCCTTCGAGAGCATGGCCCGTGCTTACACGGAACTTTTTATCGTGCGTTCCGACGCTTACAAGGAGAAATATATCCAGGACAAGCTGGCATTCTTTCAATGCGACGGCATCATCTACCACGATGCCAAAACCTGCCCCAACAACACCAATTGCCGTTACGGCATGGCGCAACGCCTGGAGAAAACAACCGGCATTCCCAGCCTGACCATACACGGGGACCTGAACGACCTGAGGCTTCTCTCCGATGAACAGACCAAAACCAATGTCGAAGCCTTTATCGAACAACTGGAAGAAAATGGAAAGGCGGCCTAACCCGGATATTTTATGAAATATTCGGGCGAACGATATTTTTCGTCACAAGGCAGGCTGTATGTTTGCCTGCGAGCATTCAGTCTCATTAAGGAGGAATCATATGATAGACGCACTGTTCGAACCGAAAGGGGTGGCGGTGATCGGCGCTTCTGCGAAAGAACTTCATATCGGGAACCGGATCATCAAAAACCTGGTCGATTTCGGATATACCGGGGACATCTATCCGATCAATCCCAATGCGGATGAAATCCGGGGCCTGAAGGCCTATAAATCCGTTCTGGATGTTCCGGGGCAGGTCGAT contains:
- a CDS encoding 2-dehydropantoate 2-reductase, which gives rise to MESQSKFRPRKFAVVGAGPVGCIVAAFLSKGGYEVTLCDVIPELIAPAVNPGIIIEGAENIRHPVAKTCHTVDELADDPPDVIFLTVKANAIPLIASAIEGFHCEGMYVVSWQNGIDTELAIAATLGKKPVLRAVVNYGCGLLKPGHVHMPFHHPPHHIQELDPDTSDAAVAIAAALTRSGLPTNHTDRIVTMVWRKAILNACMNPVCAVTGMTMAQAMGDPMVFQIIDSLVKECVKVARANEISLGWDFYPYCMEYMKSAGNHKPSMLVDIENKRRTEIDFINGKFIEYGEQAGVTTPYNVTLRSLVKGLESRL
- a CDS encoding 2-hydroxyacyl-CoA dehydratase family protein; translated protein: MSEEKKVIIRRLNAAKDLGKFMADYYYELDAASKSGKQKIAWCTSVGPAEILRGMGYLIYFPETHSAMLGSTRMATDLIPKANAMGYSPEICSYLTADIGAFLENVTPLANIFKGIESIPRPDVLVYNTNQCRDVQDWFNWYAKRFNVPVVGIETYRNVPEVTPVHITSISRQMENIVQPLEDVAGRKLDMDEFKNAVALSRECSNLWDKCLAAAAARPSPLTFFDGTTLMGPAVVGRGTQKAIDVYQLLLEELNERVAAGEGAIEDERYRLYWDGMPVWGRLSMHSKLFAGLQANVIASTYCSSWIFSALDAGNPFESMARAYTELFIVRSDAYKEKYIQDKLAFFQCDGIIYHDAKTCPNNTNCRYGMAQRLEKTTGIPSLTIHGDLNDLRLLSDEQTKTNVEAFIEQLEENGKAA
- a CDS encoding acyl-CoA dehydratase activase: MKTQEGKRLYIGVDVGASRTKAVVMDAHKNLLGREVRPSGTDFGEASRRCLANALHMAGADESHIARTVSTGYGRKNVAYSDDTRTEIGCHAKGCYFYFPKAITIIDIGGQDNKIIKLDEAGRRLGFKMNRKCAAGTGAFLEEMSPRLDIPLEDMDRLARQSEDMVKLGSFCTVFSATEVLQNIRQGRKVADIVKGLFFSVIKRVSEMDSLSENVVMTGGVVAHNPFLVRMMEEIIGRSILVPDYPQLTGAVGAALYAIENSS